Part of the Lotus japonicus ecotype B-129 chromosome 6, LjGifu_v1.2 genome, AACAAAACAATTAAAGTTTTGAAAGCAGCTACTTACGCTCAGTGCAACCAAAGAGGTAAACATTTTTCCCATAGAGAACACCACCCTCTTTAAATGCATTCTGAACatgcacaaaaaaaattatcagtCATGAGCAATTGGTTAAATAGCGATCAATGAAAATACTGACTCACCTCTAGATTAGAGAAATCCCAGTTGAATTGAATGACAGAATCAAATTCATCAAACTGCATGCAATTAAACAcgtaagaaaaacaaaaacacaacacGGGACAGGTATCATCATCTCGTTAAAAAGacgaaaaaaaaaggaaacctCAAGCCCAACACGGAATGTCTCCCTCCACAAGTGTTCCTGCATTGACAAACATTGTGTATCATATCAGTAAAAGCTTCAATTCAATTAACACGAGGCAGAAATTTTCAAATATGGCTGGCTTGCACTAACCAAATTGACTATACTCATTGTGCTGAGCTCTCACTGACCAGAGAGAGTTCGGGTTTTGGACAAGGTGTTGAGCAACAGGGTGTTGGGTAAGGTGGAGTTCAATCCCAGAAATCAGAATCAGGAAACTAAAGCAGCAGATCTTCATAGGGGAGTCCGGAATTcaccaaggtggagattgttgagatttggctcattatattttgggctaaaatctttagtttattaggatttgatttaatgtggattgtaaaaggttttaagggattgttataggatttattagaattttattgtaaaatagagatcaatagaatccactataaatatgataacaatgtaaccctaaaagttgtacttggtaccacatgcttcatgccacaagtaatacaaaagaGCTATAACTACTCTATAGCCGCTATaactactctatagccgcagaggtaggcaatttggccgaactgcgtgaccaaagatgttgtgtgctttatctgtgatttctcgctctactactccgtgcaatcgaggtgcttgaatcccctacaAGATGGAGAGTGAATTGAATCGAAACCGCAGATTGATTTATACGCAACAAACGAACGTGAGAACAACGCTAATAATAATGTATAATGTAAGCAGGAGCAGTTATTTTCGAAAGagatatattattttcaaaagaGATATCACTTCCTAAATCATGGACATTTCCAATAATGGGAAATACCTCTCAcccaattatatatatatatggttttGTTTTATAAACTGGTACACTTTTACTAGGGTTGGCAACGGGCTCATCGATCCGAACTTAACACTCAAACTCAAAACCCGATGTAAGCACCGAATCCGcgcaaaaaatcaaaaaatccgatccggaaacaacatgtacataagagaacaacatgaacataagctgattaaacttcatcatctttccaatacagttcatgaacataagctgGACGAGAAGTTGAAAACGGAGTTTATTTTTACGTTAAAGAAAACCCTActtagtaactttaataatatatataagggcggttaattacatgcataaggcttcgggtttgagtttgggtttgggtgcgggtttaatcaatcACACACCCGAACCCACACAGGTTTTAAAATTCGGgtgaaactcaaacccaaagaAATCGAGTTGCCCGAAATTTTGGGTTGTGTTCGGGTCGGGCCCCGTGGATGCGGGTTCACCTGCCATCTCTAACTTTTACTATCTAGAATTGGTTTAATTTTTCATAAACCAGTTTATAATTGGTTCAAAATTGGTTTATGCTCAAAATCAGATTTTAAACCGGTTTGAGTTCAAAATCGGATTTCAAATCGGTTCTAGTACAGAACCGGATTTATCTAATTTGAAAACTGGTTTAGTGGTTTTGTTAAGTATAACTAACAGAAATGTAGAAACTACATTGTGATATTATTAATTATGTGAACAAGATACAATGCTGCTTAATATAGTTGCAGCTTGGATACAAAGTGAATGAACCTAGACAATCTAATGTATCTAATTCCTAACTAACTTCAACAAGTATAACAGAAGCATAACTAACAAAACTACTACTACTAAGCTTGACTCTCACTCACTAAGCTTGAGTCAAGCGGAGGTATTTTTATCTCTAACACCAATTTTAAAAACTACGTTGAAAGAAAATCCAGTTTAAAAACCGGTTCAAATCCAATTGAAAACCAGGTTTTTGAAGTATATCCGATTTCAAAAATTGGTTTTAAAGAACAATAGTAATGCTTATATTACGAGAATGTCACATATGAATAAAAACGAAGAGAGTTGATTGGTTCAAATCTCCAATTTTTAAGCAAATCATTCATGATTTTCATCAAACTTCCAATACATTTTAGCCACCTCTCATTCTTGAGTTTCCTAAAACAAAAGTTTCATAATGAATAACACTGCTCTTTTAAGAAAATTCAGTTTAAATATCATATGAATTAACAAACTTTAAGATTGTTGTGTTTTAAGCatgagaattgttattcagacccagCTATTTGAACTcctgaaaaaatgaaaaaatactattaatgaaaaaaaatatataaaagataCCCCACCCCCCATCTCACATTCTCTTCTCTCTCCTTACCAatttcctctttcttccacccaccaccgccaccaccgccgccgccaccaccaccaccaccatcacaacCTCCATCTACTGTCGTTTTTGAATATTTCCAACTGTAGGAGTTGTTTATgtcgtttttaatttttttatgcaaaTAAACGCACTTTAGAAGTGCGTCGTTAATGCACTTTTAACGTGCGAAGTAAATGCACTTTTAAAGTGTGTTTTGCTGCAAATTTGTACATAACTAATATTAGATGATTTTTAAAATCATGAGATTACTAGAAGGTATATGAATTTGGAGATTCTGACTGCATATTTGAGCTCATAATGGTCCTAGCTATTACCTTAACTAAGAAGTGACAGTCCAAAATTTCTTCcataatttaaacataaaatatatatatatatatatgcgtTGTgctcgcactttcaaagtgcaagtgaaaaaaatttataaggACTTTTTTGGATTTTACGAATTTATTAGGGTACGAATAGATGTGGGGGGTCCGAATAACAATTTCCTTTAATAATTTCCAAACTCCCCTCAATCCTCATATACCCCTAAACAAACACACACCCCATAGATCTGTCTTCATACACTTGAGAGTCAAATCTTTGGCtagatgtttttttttacatcgaaaatataaattataccCTTTCATGTATTGATCATGGGGACCTTTCCCTCTCCAACACATATGTCCTCCgcctcttaccacttgaactatcttTTAAGGACCTTTGACTACATGTTTAAGAAACTAAAATACCTACCAGTACCAGGTATGCTAGTTTTTGGATTTTTTTCCAATAACATTTTCTTCTCAATTATCTTTATGAACCGAACAAACTCAATAATTAACCAACCAATATGCATCTTTCCTTTTCCTCCATTAatcttcttttttgttttgggCCTGCATTGAATAAATTGAATAAGAATAAGAATACAGGCCTTTGATTGGGCTAGAATTTTTGTTGGGTTATGAATTTGGGCTTTGAATTAGGGTTTTAAAAAAACCTAGGAGAAAGGGTTTAGTGTTCGCGGTTGTTCCCAACTTCACCCCTGTCCTCACCCTTAAATTATAAACCCTAATTTCATTTTCATAGCCTCCACCacttcactcactcactcacagcttcttcttcttcttcctaaaACCCTAGTCTCTCCCTTTTCAACCACCATGTCTCTCTCCgagaccaagaagaagaagcaccGCAGCGCCACCAAAACCCACGACGGAGCCGCCACCACCGAAGATGACCACCACACCAAAGACGAACCACAGTTCATGATCAAACCCGAGAAGCTCACACCCACCATCGACACCTCCCAGTGGCCCATCCTCCTCAAAAACTACGACCGCCTCAACGTCCGCACCGGCCACTACACCCCTCTCCCCTCCGGCTACTCCCCTCTCAAACGCCCCCTCCCGGAGTATCTCAAATACGGCGTCCTCAACCTCGACAAGCCTGCTAACCCTTCCTCCCATGAGGTCGTCGCCTGGATCAAACGCCTACTCCGCGTCGAGAAAACCGGCCACAGCGGCACTCTTGACCCCAAGGTCACCGGGAATCTCATTGTCTGCATTGACAGGGCCACCCGCCTTGTGAAGTCGCAGCAGGGTGCTGGGAAGGAGTATGTCTGCATTGCCCGACTTCACTCTGATGTTCCTGATGTTTCCAAGGTTGCTCGCGCCCTCGAGACGCTCACCGGTGCTGTGTTTCAACGCCCGCCGTTGATCTCTGCTGTCAAGCGCCAGCTCAGGATCAGGACCATTTATGAGAGTAAGCTTCTTGAGTATGACCCTGATAGGCATTTGGTTGTTTTTTGGATTTCATGTGAGGCTGGTACCTATGTTAGGACCATGTGTGTTCATTTGGGTTTGGTTCTTGGCGTTGGTGCTCATATGCAAGAGCTTAGGAGGGTTAGGTCTGGGATCATGGGTGAGAAGGATAACATGGTTACTATGCATGATGTTATTGATGCTCAGTGGGTTTTTGATAATTATAGGGATGAGAGTTATTTGAGAAGGGTTGTTATGCCTTTAGAGGTTCTTTTAACTAGCTATAAGAGGTTGGTTGTGAAGGATTCTGCTGTGAATGCTATCTGTTATGGTGCCAAGTTGATGATTCCTGGCTTGCTGAGGTTTGAGAATGATATTGAGGCAGGGGAGGAGGTTGTGCTTATGACCACCAAGGGGGAAGCTATTGCTCTTGGGATTGCTGAGATGACTACTGCTGTGATGGCGACTTGCGATCACGGTGTGGTTGCTAAGATCAAGAGGGTGGTGATGGATAGAGATACCTATCCCAGGAAGTGGGGTTTGGGCCCTAGGGCTTCAATGAAGAAGAAGCTGATTGCTGCGGGGAAGCTGGATAAGCACGGGAAGCCGAATGAGAGCACTCCCCAAGAGTGGATGAGGAATCTGGTTTTGCCTGCTGGTGGGGATAGCATGATTGCCGGTTTGGCTGCTGCTGCTCCTGAAGCTGATGAGGCGAAGAAAGGCATTGCTGTAGAAGAGGGTAAGAAGGATGGAGATGGGGAAGGGCGTAAGAGGAAGAAACATGAAAGCACTGATAGCCCTGCTTCTGTTCCGGCTAAGAAAGTGAAAGTTGATGTGGTTGTAGACGAAGGGAAAGTAAAGGTGGAGGTTGAGGGtgagaagaaagagaagaagaagaaaaagaagaaggacAAAGAGAATGGTGAAGTGGCATCTTCAGATGAGGAGAAAGCtggaaaggagaagaaaaagaagcacaaGGTAAAGGTTGAAGATGGTTCACCAGATTTAGACAAGtctgagaagaaaaagaagaagaagaaagacaaAGATGCTGAGGATAATGCTGCTGAAATTAGTAACGGAAAGGAGGACAGTAAGAGCGAAAAGAAgcataagaaaaagaaaaacaaggacGCAGAGGAAGAATAAAATAGAGGCATAATTTTGTGTTTTGATAAGTGGACTTGTTATGTAATGCCTATTTCTTCTTAATTCTCAAGTTTACTTTGTTAGTTTGTTTAGTGTTAGTTGGTTATTTCTTCAACTTTTCGATAAATTTTGATGCTTTTTCTCATTTCTCCCAACAATTATGTTTTTGAATTTAAGCCGTATGTATCATCTTTCTGATCACTCCTTTGAGGTGTCTCCCGCCCTTGCATTTTCCTGCTAAAGGTGCATCCACATTGCTGCTCTACTTTGTGGGGAATTTGATGGTATTGGTTGGTATACTGGAATTTGGTCTATCTACATTTGAGTCGATGTGTTGAAATCATTGGATCGGATTTATATTGTTATACACATTCAGATGGCAAACAGAGGACAATTTACTCTCACCCTCTTAATACTCGTTAAAGCAAAAAGAGCACTCTGTTCCTTCAATCAGGCCATCACCTTTCTTATACCTGCAAACTGTGATGGCGTTGATAATCGATTGTTGTTTGCGTGGTTTAATTAGTGGATTTTGGTGATACTTTATTGGCAATGTGCTCAAATGACTTCCATTGTTGCAGTGTGATG contains:
- the LOC130723031 gene encoding H/ACA ribonucleoprotein complex subunit 4, which gives rise to MSLSETKKKKHRSATKTHDGAATTEDDHHTKDEPQFMIKPEKLTPTIDTSQWPILLKNYDRLNVRTGHYTPLPSGYSPLKRPLPEYLKYGVLNLDKPANPSSHEVVAWIKRLLRVEKTGHSGTLDPKVTGNLIVCIDRATRLVKSQQGAGKEYVCIARLHSDVPDVSKVARALETLTGAVFQRPPLISAVKRQLRIRTIYESKLLEYDPDRHLVVFWISCEAGTYVRTMCVHLGLVLGVGAHMQELRRVRSGIMGEKDNMVTMHDVIDAQWVFDNYRDESYLRRVVMPLEVLLTSYKRLVVKDSAVNAICYGAKLMIPGLLRFENDIEAGEEVVLMTTKGEAIALGIAEMTTAVMATCDHGVVAKIKRVVMDRDTYPRKWGLGPRASMKKKLIAAGKLDKHGKPNESTPQEWMRNLVLPAGGDSMIAGLAAAAPEADEAKKGIAVEEGKKDGDGEGRKRKKHESTDSPASVPAKKVKVDVVVDEGKVKVEVEGEKKEKKKKKKKDKENGEVASSDEEKAGKEKKKKHKVKVEDGSPDLDKSEKKKKKKKDKDAEDNAAEISNGKEDSKSEKKHKKKKNKDAEEE